Proteins from one Flavobacterium sp. N2038 genomic window:
- a CDS encoding glycosyltransferase family 2 protein yields the protein MIWPLVTVIIPTYNRKEYLETAIRSVSNQSYSEIEILVIDDGSANNYAQEICNKFSNCTYHFKVNGGLSSARNYGIQLAKGEYIAFLDDDDFWESSKIKKQVKIVLENPSVDCVHSSVTVVDENGKPTGKYYGAAKNKISKRSGYVFWNALGVWVVKSPTPLIRRKVFREDLMFDEMIKVGEDIDFYQRMFYRHKIHYINEPLAFYREYDDPERLSLQLEKYIGIESKMYHNFRQMKIRNPFVLYFVKIRLLKSYVKRWNMADDRNPIIISEFEIWFRINYFLKIYFKI from the coding sequence ATGATTTGGCCTTTAGTTACCGTTATTATTCCAACATATAACCGAAAAGAATATTTGGAAACAGCTATTCGATCGGTCTCGAATCAATCTTATTCGGAAATTGAGATTTTAGTAATAGATGATGGGTCAGCAAATAATTATGCGCAAGAAATCTGCAATAAATTCTCGAATTGCACTTATCATTTCAAGGTAAACGGTGGCTTGTCTTCTGCAAGAAATTACGGAATCCAGCTAGCTAAAGGTGAATACATAGCTTTTTTAGACGATGATGATTTTTGGGAAAGTTCAAAAATAAAGAAACAGGTAAAAATAGTACTCGAAAACCCTTCTGTTGATTGTGTTCATAGTTCTGTCACTGTCGTGGATGAAAATGGAAAACCTACAGGGAAATATTATGGAGCTGCTAAAAATAAAATTAGTAAACGTTCAGGATATGTTTTTTGGAACGCACTAGGTGTTTGGGTTGTAAAATCTCCAACTCCTCTAATTAGAAGAAAGGTTTTTAGAGAAGATTTAATGTTTGATGAAATGATTAAGGTTGGGGAAGATATTGATTTTTATCAGCGTATGTTTTACAGACATAAAATACATTACATTAACGAGCCATTAGCTTTTTATAGAGAATATGATGATCCAGAGCGACTTTCGCTTCAACTTGAAAAGTATATTGGAATTGAAAGTAAAATGTATCATAATTTTAGACAAATGAAAATTAGAAATCCATTTGTTCTTTATTTTGTAAAAATCAGATTACTAAAGAGTTATGTGAAAAGGTGGAATATGGCTGATGATAGAAATCCTATAATAATTAGTGAATTTGAAATTTGGTTTAGAATTAATTACTTTCTAAAAATATATTTCAAAATTTAA
- a CDS encoding glycosyltransferase family 2 protein gives MSRVSIILPSYNHSEFLLERLKSILNQTYKNWEAIIIDDQSKDDSVQIISSFLKQNADFKVKCFIVNEKNSGSGYFSWQKGIELADTEYIWIAETDDFSEPEFLEELVEILEFNQETALVFCGSNYIENNKTIYNSANRTQDLAVEKNKYRIINKNIFLERMPFNTYITNGSSVVFRKPQFAIPSEIFNNRLCSDIFLWSYLLQNNSFAFLNKNLNFFRRHEGSTSSFLQKNKLETIYHEKAKYLNYFGKEKDYEYFINHYIKYYIWSHKKDFLNTTSIQKIQAGKNLKVLYFYKLIQFFVSKLLRR, from the coding sequence ATGTCTAGAGTTTCGATAATATTACCAAGTTATAATCACAGTGAATTTTTGTTAGAAAGGTTAAAAAGTATACTTAATCAAACATACAAAAATTGGGAAGCGATTATAATTGATGATCAATCTAAAGATGATAGTGTACAGATAATATCAAGTTTTCTAAAACAAAATGCAGACTTTAAAGTGAAATGCTTTATTGTCAATGAGAAAAATTCCGGAAGTGGTTATTTTTCATGGCAAAAAGGAATAGAATTAGCGGATACCGAATATATTTGGATTGCAGAAACGGATGATTTTTCTGAACCGGAATTTCTGGAAGAATTGGTTGAGATTTTAGAATTTAATCAAGAAACAGCTTTGGTTTTTTGTGGTAGTAATTATATTGAGAATAATAAAACCATTTATAATTCGGCAAATAGGACTCAGGATTTAGCCGTTGAAAAAAATAAATATAGAATTATTAATAAAAATATTTTTTTAGAGCGAATGCCTTTTAATACTTATATAACCAATGGGAGTTCTGTTGTTTTCAGAAAACCGCAGTTTGCAATTCCATCAGAAATATTTAATAATAGATTGTGCTCTGATATTTTTTTATGGTCTTATTTGCTTCAAAATAATTCTTTTGCATTTCTAAATAAAAATTTGAATTTTTTTCGAAGACATGAAGGGTCAACATCATCGTTTTTACAGAAAAATAAATTAGAAACTATTTATCATGAAAAAGCAAAATATCTGAATTATTTTGGAAAAGAAAAGGATTACGAATATTTTATAAATCATTATATCAAATATTATATTTGGAGTCATAAAAAAGATTTTTTGAATACTACAAGCATTCAAAAGATCCAGGCGGGTAAAAACCTAAAAGTGTTATATTTTTATAAATTGATACAATTTTTTGTTTCGAAACTTTTACGAAGATGA